One genomic window of Fusarium keratoplasticum isolate Fu6.1 chromosome 3, whole genome shotgun sequence includes the following:
- a CDS encoding RanBP2-type domain-containing protein: MSKSAPTTTIRDDHKYWKCKQSFICGTTCNETNKLSDKQCPACGSKRDALDEALDAYLRKIGTLFRTDSNGKEWWEYNS; the protein is encoded by the coding sequence ATGTCCAAGTCGGCGCCCACTACAACAATCCGTGACGACCACAAGTACTGGAAGTGCAAGCAATCCTTCATCTGCGGCACCACCTGCAACGAAACGAACAAGTTGTCAGACAAGCAATGCCCCGCGTGCGGGAGCAAGCGCGATGCCCTGGATGAGGCGCTCGATGCCTATCTGAGGAAGATCGGAACTCTTTTCAGGACGGATTCCAATGGAAAAGAGTGGTGGGAGTATAACTCGTGA